Below is a genomic region from Mustela lutreola isolate mMusLut2 chromosome 1, mMusLut2.pri, whole genome shotgun sequence.
TTTCCTCTCTATGCATGTACTCATTTAATTGTCCAtacttccctttttaaaagttttctgagAATTCTGTTGGAAATTTTGATAATGGATACAGAAAGACTGAAGAAAGTAGGACAGTTAGGAGGCATAAATATCTAGAGAAATGATGACAATTTGTAGTTTCATTGGGATCTGATTTGAGGAATATGTGttagagtggggaaaaaaaaaaaaaaaaagatctccccCCTCCCCGGGAGATTTCATGGATAACAGGAATGGAAGGAAGGCCTGGCAGGTATTAGAGGGTGAGCCCTGGGGACAAAGTAGGGGAATTACAGTTTGTGCTTCTGTGAGACATTCAATTTATAATGCAAACAGATGTGAAGTTAGTAGACACAGGGAAGATGCAGTGCTGTTGCTGAAGAGAGAATCTGGAGAGAATGGAGAGTCTGAAGGTGTGATGGGAAGTTATGGGATCAGAGGAACTTTCACACTACACTCTGGCCTCCTTGCTTAACTTTATtaatcctggggttctggaaaTTCAGCTGCTCTAACTCTTCAGGTGGTTACCCTCAGGCCAGTCAGCCTCACCCTTCTGCCCACACAAAGGAGAACTTCAAAGTACTTGGGGGCTATCATAAGAGCTTTTATGGCAAGAGGGCTGAAAGAGATATGTCAGAGCACAGTGCCTTCCTATTGAGTCCATGTCCATAGGACTGCCTCAAAAGCAGAGTCAGAAGCTTCAAGCAGCCAGGGAGGTGGAGATGGGCCTGGGGAAGATGGCATTTTAACAGAAGTACATCATCTGAGTTCCTATTTTGTTTACCAGACTTAGCTTGAAGAACTCTTGGATACTTACTCTTAAGTCAACCCATCTTCTCAGGAGAGAAATTTGTCGCTATTGAACACATTCAAAAGAACCTATATGCGGCCCCAAAGgaatttccagaaaagaaatacagaaaatgttgGTTTTATACAGCACTAgaggaaaaaccaaaaccagcctCCTCAGACAGAGATTTTGAAAATACATCCTTTGTGTGCCTGTGTCCTTTCTAGTGTTGTTTGTTAATAGTGTTGTTTGTATATTGGGCTGTGGAAAACCTGCCTCTAAGAGTAAATAAAAATGGAGTCTCTTCTGCTTATTCATAATACCATAATACCTAAATCTTGACATAAAATTATTCTCCATTCTTCATTATTTAATTTGAGGAGACACTCTGGAGATAGGCCTTTGAGTATAGCTTAAGTGAATAAAGAAGGTTGTTTAGGCTCAAGAAAAGATACTGAGTAGCTAAAGCAGTAAGCAGAGATCAATGCTTACAATGTATTCATTATCCCTATATCCAAAGAGAAGGCTAAAGTAgccaggagatggagagaaatgggCTTCTAAGGGGAATGAGGTTTCTTTCATGGCCTAAGAAAGGGTTATGGGGTAGATTTTCCTTTCCATACTACACTTATTAGGGACTTTATATAAGTGatgatcaaatgaatgaatgtctcTTACTTGTAGGATGGACAACTCCCTCCTGGAAACACTATGTTCTCCTGCAACACCAGCACTTCTGGTCATTCTACATTCCTCCTCACTGGATTTCCAGGCCTGGAAGCCTCTCATCATTGGGTTTCCATCCCCATTAACCTCATCTGTGTGGTTTCCGTCCTGGGTAACAGTTTCATCCTTCTCCTGATCCGCACAGATCCATCCTTACATGAACCCATGTACATCTTCCTATCCATGTTGGCAGCCTCTGATCTGGGACTTTGTGCCTCTACCTTCCCCACCATGATGCGGCTCTTCTGGCTGGGTGCTCGTGAGCTGCCCTTTGATCTCTGTGCTGCACAAATGTTCTTCATCCATGCCTTCACCTATGTGGAATCTGGTGTGCTGCTGGCCATGGCCTTTGATCGTTTTGTTGCCATCCGGGAACCTCTGCATTATGCCACAATTCTGACCCACTCAGCCATGGCCAGAGTGGGGGCTGCCATCCTGGTGAGGGCTGTCCTGCTCAACCTCCCAGGACCCATCCTCCTGCGACGTCTGCTTTTTCCCCAGATCAGTGTACTCTCTCATTGTTACTGCCTACACTGTGACCTTGTGGGATTGGCCTGCTCAGACACCCAGATCAACAGCTTGGTTGGCCTGGTCTCCATCCTCTTGTCACTGGGCCTTGACTCCTTCCTCATCATGCTCTCATATGCCCTGATCCTACGAACAGTGCTGGGCATTGCATCACCTGGGGAAAGGTTCAAGGCACTCAACACATGTGTCTCACACCTCTGCATTGTTCTCATCTTTTATTTGCCCAAACTGGGGTTATCTGTGCTGCACCGAGTAGAGAAACACAGCTATCCTGCTCTGGCAGTACTCATGGCCAACCTGCACTTCTTGGTCCCACCCTTCATGAACCCCATTGTTTACTGCATCAAGTCTAAGCAGATACGTCAGGGCCTCCTAAAGCGCTTCCAGCAGAAAAGGGTAGATATCTCCTGGAAGAGCAGAAGGACCCAGAAACACAAGACCTCTGTGGGGAAACCTGGGTCTTTGGGTGGGGGAGAATTAGTGCTGGAGAGTTAATTTTTGAGGTTTGAATGATTCAGCTTCCATGGTTGAGCCCTTTGTGGGGACACAATCAgcttatataattataattttgggGGACTTGAGACCACTGAAAAGTATATTTAAGTATTACCTTGTTAGTCCTGTCATTGTTCTTATTAGAGCTATACTATTTCAGACTCACACTGTGACATCTCCTTTTCTAGGGGGCCTAGCCACAGCACCTGAGAGGATGTGTATGCATACCCATTTGTGCAGGcacctctctccttttccccactgGATTCCCCTCCTTCCATTTCATTTCCAAGCCTAAGGAAGAACTATATCCCTGTTATATATAAGGTTAGGTAGAAGTAAACTATATTACCTTAACACTGCTTTTTCCCAAATTCAATATTAACCAGCTCACAAATCAGGAAACAGACAAGGGGGTGTGTGTGGATGGTGGGAAACACACAAGGTGACACTGTACATGTTGAATTTATCTAGCACTTATTTACAGCCTAGGGAGtgatatttttctcttgattCTCTTCAGGCATGTCTCTGCTTTGAGCTTGAAGTTTGGTACTGGTAAACCCAGGAAAGCTGCTCAGCAGAACTCCTGGATCATGCTGGAGCATCAATGGTACAAGTGGAACATCCCACTCACTTCCAATGCAGATGATTTGCTAGGATATAAGCTCAATGAGACCAGAAATTTGGggactgttttgttcactgatatgTCCCCAGCTCCAAGAACAGTGCCTACcatataataggtgctcaatatatATTGTTGAATATATATTGAGTAGGGAAGacaaagggacaaaaaaaaaaaaaaagactttatggcTGGTCCTCAGGAAGGGAAAGGACTAAGAGATCTGAATGTCTGAGGCCTGTAGGGATAATGAGTAGTTGATAAATTGCAGTGGAATGAGGTAAGGATGGGATGTCAGATATCACATGATCAGGACATCAGGATGTGTCGATATCACATGATTAGGAAGCCTGTTTCCAAGGATGCAGCTCAGAGAGgagcttcaatttttttttttttttttttttgtggagattTCCCCAAAGCTGTTTGCAAATTTCCAGAAGGAATTTTACCCAGAAACTGAAGGGTACTCCACACTAGAGCTAGCATTGCCCTTGGCCTGCTCAGCCCTAAAATAACCAAACACTTGATGGGGAACTGAAATAGGGATATTCCTGGTAGAAAACCACTactaaaatttaatagaaaaagccACAATAAAGCTATTTAGAAATTCTTGCTTTTATCTATAGCTACCTAGATAATTGATAATTTACTGCTTATAGTCATTTCTATGTATCATCTTCAGGAACTGAGAGGAGAGAATAGGAActcagaggcaggaggcaggataGGTAGCTACGAGCCCTATACATGCAGTTCTAGCTGGAAAGGCTGTTTCCCCATTAGAGGTATTCATTTTGGCCACTGTATCCACTGTAGGATTCTAAGAATCTCAGATCCCCATGCTTATCAACAACTAGGAGAAGGCCACTGCCAACACGGTGTGTTTGAAGGTCACAGATCCTGCCCATAGAGGTCAAGAAACAAGGATAATGAATCATTAGTTTAGAGTTACCATTTCAGAATAGTGTATCTAGTAGTAGCCAGCTAAAGGCTTTAAtaagtctagtttttttttttttttttagtaacccactagtttttttaaaatttcttttcagcgaaatagtattcattgtttttgcaccatacccagggctttatgaaatccgtgccctccccaatacccaccacctggtttccccaacctcccaccccccgcctcttcaaaaccctcagattgtttttcagagtccatagtctctcatggttcacctcaccttccaatttccctcagttcccttctcctctccatctccccatgtcctccatgttatttgttatgctccacaaataagtgaaaccatttgataattgactctctctgcttgacttatttcactcagcataatctcttccagtcccgtccatgttgctacaaaagttgggtattcatcctttctgatggaggcataatcctccatagtgtatatggaccacatcctccttatccatttgtccactgaagggcatcttggttctttccacagtttggtgactgtgaccattgctgctataaacataggagtacagatggcccttcttttcacttcatctgtatctttggggtaaatacccagtagtgcaattgcaggtcatagggaagctctatttttaatttcttgaggaatctccacactgttctccaaagaggctacaccaacttgcattcccaccaacagtgtaagagggttcccctttctccacatcctctccaacacatgttgtttcctgtcttgctaattttggccattctaactggtgtaaggtgatatgtcaatgtggttttaatttgaatctccctgatggctagtgatgatgaacattttttcatgtgtctgatagccatttgtatgtcttcattggagaagtgtcgtttcatatcttctgcccattttttatatgattatctgttttgtgtgtgttgagtttgaggagttctttatagatactggataccaaccttttgtctgtactgtcatttgcaaatatcttctcccattccatgggttgcccctttgttttgttgactgtttcctttgctgtgcagaaggttttgatcttgatgaagtcccaaaagttcacttttgcttttgtttcttttgcctttggagacatatcttgaaagaagctgctgtccatctaggattctgatggattcctgtctttcattgaggttttttttatccatttcgagtttatctttgtgtatggtgtaagagaatggttgagtttcattcttctacatatagctgtccagttttcctagcaccatttattgaagagactgtctttatttcactgtgtattttttttctattttgtcaaagattatttgaccatagagttgagagtccatatctgggctctctactctgttccactggtctatgtgtctgtttttatgccagtaccgaaagaaattgaagaagacacaataagatggaagaccattccatgctcttggatcagaagaataaacattgttaaaatgtctgtactgcctagagcaatctatacttttaatgccattctgatcaaaattccaccggtatttttcaaagagctggagcaaataatcctaaaatttgtatggcatcagaagagaccccgaattgctaaggaaatgttgaaaaacaaaaataaaactggtagtATCACATTatttgatttcaagctttactacaaagctgtgatcaccaagacagcatggtactggcataaaaataagtCTAGTTTGACAGGCTACTGAAGAGTAGGTCATTTGAAAAGATAGCTTGTGTTATAGGACAAGGTTTCTCATCAGGGCCACAAATCCTGGACTGGACAAGCCTGTATATGACAAGCCCATGTTATCTAGgtccttctgcccatttcatccACCACCCCAAAACAGGAAGGTTCTGGTCAGAGATACAGCAAGTTCATCTTTCTGAGGAGGGTCCTACCTATTTCTGTTAGAAACTCACAGCCGACATGGTGATGGTGTTTAGGACCACAAGCAGCCCTgggatgtaaaaacaaaacaaaaagtgtatACATGCCCCAAGGCTAGAGAAGTTGTATTGAGAGGGT
It encodes:
- the LOC131833737 gene encoding olfactory receptor 51G2-like, whose translation is MFSCNTSTSGHSTFLLTGFPGLEASHHWVSIPINLICVVSVLGNSFILLLIRTDPSLHEPMYIFLSMLAASDLGLCASTFPTMMRLFWLGARELPFDLCAAQMFFIHAFTYVESGVLLAMAFDRFVAIREPLHYATILTHSAMARVGAAILVRAVLLNLPGPILLRRLLFPQISVLSHCYCLHCDLVGLACSDTQINSLVGLVSILLSLGLDSFLIMLSYALILRTVLGIASPGERFKALNTCVSHLCIVLIFYLPKLGLSVLHRVEKHSYPALAVLMANLHFLVPPFMNPIVYCIKSKQIRQGLLKRFQQKRVDISWKSRRTQKHKTSVGKPGSLGGGELVLES